Below is a genomic region from Planctomycetia bacterium.
CCGCTCGGTGTCCGCCACTGTGAATATCGAGTGCCCGAGCGCCCTGGCCGAGAAGCCACCTTCTGGCGCGTCTTCGACCAGGAATATGATTTCGTTCATCGCAAGACCCCAGAACTATGCTACACTGACTGCGTGCGCGAGATCAGCGTGAGTTGGGCTAGAACAATACGTCAGTCGCCGTACAGGCCCTGGGATCGCGGTCGCAACTGCCGTTTTGCCGGTTCTATTCGCCCGGCCATCGCCTGAACCAGCGTCGCTACGGGCTGGCCAAGGCTTTCAAGAATTTTTCCGACCACTTCGGCTGTAATTGGCTTGCCGCGTCGTTGTAGTAGCGCAGTAGTGTGCGCATGTCGGTCATGCAGTCGATGAGAGCGGGGCGTCCCTTCACTTTCTCGACGGTTACAGCCATGGTCCAACCGACGGTGTACCACGGACCCTGTACCCCAAAAAAAGACATCCCTCTTTCGTTTTGCTGCTTTTCATCGAGCTTGCCTGCCATCGTATCGAGTAGGAACGCTTCGACGGAGTGCATGTCTTGACGGAGGTTTCTGAGGGAGGCATCCCAACGGGCCCGGTCCTGAGTGGAACTGTTGAGGTGAGGGTGAATATCGGGCCCGCCTGCGGCTGCCAGCATTGCGAGGCCCTCTCCGAAAGCTCCAATCCACTTCACCGCCTGCCGCACATTTGCGGAAGAAGAACCGACCTGGTGGGCGGCGTCTTCCAGGCTGGCCAGCCCGACGTGATGGAGCTCGTGGGCGATTGTGTTCTCGAATTCTTCCTTTGTGATCTCCGGATCGAGATAAGCGAAAACGGCTGGATTCGTTGCCAGTTCGTACACGAAGCTGTTGCTGCGCGGTTTGATCACTATGTAAACAGTGGCGCGGAGACGCGCGTTTGGAGGCAGATAAGACCGAACACGCTCAGTGATCGCCTTGATGTCAGCCTGTTTCCATCGAGTGAGCGTGCTTCGCAGCGCTTCCTTCCGTCGCCTCAGGGCATCAGAATCAAGGAATTGCTCAAACTCATTTTCCGAAAACGAGCGGCCCATCTCCGCCTCACGTTTCTTGAGCCGGATGTAGCCTTCCGTACCCCAGATGCGGGACACATCTTCGTGTTCCGCGAGAAACGCCAAGGCCGCATCGGCCTCGCCGGTATCAATGCGAATTTCTGATCGGGGGTTTGGAGTGAGGGGGCGGGCCGGTCGCCAGACAGAGATCACGGATTGGGCGAAAAAGGGTCCAACAGAAACGCCCTCCTTGTCGCTAAGGCGGACCATCGTCATCAATGCCCCACCGGGAACGATCGCAATGCCCTCGCCGATTTCTCTCGCAGGGCTGCCGGCATAAGACGCAAAGTGTACTTTGTTGAGCGCTGGCGTAAACTTGGCGATGAAGCCATCTCCGTCGCCCCCGCCGTATGAACCCTCGGCTGGGAGGTCTGTCGAGTACGTCATTCCTGCGATCCACACGCTACCGTCGGTATCGATCGCGATGTTCTGGCCGTCGTATCCAGCCTCGTCCTTTTGCGAGCCGCCGAAGTAGGTCGCCGGGCCTCCGATCTGGGCGACGAAAGCATCAATGTTCCCTCGGTACCGCCGCTGAAAGCCTCGACTCGCTCCCGGAAGGTCGGTAGAACTGGTTTGGCCAGCTATGAATATGCGGCCCCGCTTGTCAATCGCGATGCCCCAAGCGGAGTCGTCTCCGCTGCCGCCGAAGTACTCGGCGCTCTCGATCGCGAGCGTTTGCGCGTTCAGCCTGACGACGAACGCATCACTCAGGCCTCGAAGGGTTTTCCAGTCGTTCGACTTGGTGTAGCCGGTTGCGTATAGTTTTCCCTTGTGTTG
It encodes:
- a CDS encoding 2-oxoisovalerate dehydrogenase — translated: MNEIIFLVEDAPEGGFSARALGHSIFTVADTER
- a CDS encoding DUF5700 domain-containing putative Zn-dependent protease, translating into MSLAATLLTLALADCDDIVAARSGDLFLACHSPSDKFTVPVNGHKAVNDEMDGYVIRLKKDSHEIVYVTRMGGGAYDSASRVAIDEEGNAWVAGFTKSADFPVAADAWQRTYGGDGDAFLMKLSPSGRVLFSTFIGGPKSDFGNAIVMVGNQAVIAGTSDGDGFVQSGPSRQVTFGATGEEKLTGLAQHKGKLYATGYTKSNDWKTLRGLSDAFVVRLNAQTLAIESAEYFGGSGDDSAWGIAIDKRGRIFIAGQTSSTDLPGASRGFQRRYRGNIDAFVAQIGGPATYFGGSQKDEAGYDGQNIAIDTDGSVWIAGMTYSTDLPAEGSYGGGDGDGFIAKFTPALNKVHFASYAGSPAREIGEGIAIVPGGALMTMVRLSDKEGVSVGPFFAQSVISVWRPARPLTPNPRSEIRIDTGEADAALAFLAEHEDVSRIWGTEGYIRLKKREAEMGRSFSENEFEQFLDSDALRRRKEALRSTLTRWKQADIKAITERVRSYLPPNARLRATVYIVIKPRSNSFVYELATNPAVFAYLDPEITKEEFENTIAHELHHVGLASLEDAAHQVGSSSANVRQAVKWIGAFGEGLAMLAAAGGPDIHPHLNSSTQDRARWDASLRNLRQDMHSVEAFLLDTMAGKLDEKQQNERGMSFFGVQGPWYTVGWTMAVTVEKVKGRPALIDCMTDMRTLLRYYNDAASQLQPKWSEKFLKALASP